A portion of the Chaetodon trifascialis isolate fChaTrf1 chromosome 7, fChaTrf1.hap1, whole genome shotgun sequence genome contains these proteins:
- the LOC139334410 gene encoding pituitary tumor-transforming gene 1 protein-interacting protein, producing MSFKTESQTLTTWVFFCAVVLTVSFVSHGECQTTAPQTPCSAHKSCDTCVPQAKCLWCLTTNNCTEYPVSWLLPPASVCKLSQARWGVCWMNFEALIISLAVLGGTILISIIVCCCCCCCCRKRQSGPDRDEERFARKREEIRQRAEERKGERKARHDEIRKKYGLIGDTDHPYSKFENE from the exons ATGTCTTTTAAAACCGAGAGCCAAACACTGACGACttgggtgtttttttgtgcCGTTGTGCTGACCGTTAGCTTTGTTAGCCATGGGGAATGCCAAACAACAGCACCGCAGACGC cCTGCTCTGCGCACAAAAGCTGTGACACCTGTGTTCCACAAGCAAAG TGTCTGTGGTGCCTTACCACCAACAACTGCACAGAATACCCAGTGAGCTGGTTGCTGCCTCCAGCGTCAGTGTGCAAGTTGTCCCAGGCCCGCTGGGGAGTGTGTTGGA TGAACTTTGAAGCCCTGATCATTTCCCTGGCTGTCCTGGGTGGAACCATCCTCATCAGCATcattgtgtgctgctgttgctgctgttgctgcaggaAGCGTCAGTCAGG GcctgacagagatgaggagagatttgccaggaagagagaggagatcAGACAGCGTGCTGAGGAACG GAAGGGGGAAAGAAAGGCAAGACATGATGAGATCCGCAAGAAGTATG GTCTGATCGGTGACACGGACCACCCATACAGCAAGTTTGAGAACGAGTAA